In the genome of Bosea sp. ANAM02, the window CGTCGACGCGGTCGCGAAGCTGACAGCGGCGCTGCAGATCGCTCGGAAGGGCGCATCAACCGGATCGGAGGCTGCAACCAACACCGCCAACTTGATGCAGAAGATCCAGGCTCAGGACGCGGTGAAGAAGTGGAAGGCCTTCAACGTCGACATCCGCGGTGAGGTCAAGAAGACCCAGAAGGCCGGCGGCGACATCTTCGTGATGCTGGCGGAGAAGGCCAACAAGGTCCTGAAAGGCGACCTCGCCAAGCTTGGCGACCTCTACCAGGATGAGCAGGTCCAGAAGTTCCTGCGCCCGCTGATCCAGAACCTGGAGGAGTACAAGCGCATCCGCGATGGGGCCTTCAAGGCCAACGGTGTGGTTGATCAGGACTTCGGCCGCCGGATGAAGACCTATGAGGCGCAGGTTCAGCGCCTGTCCGGCGCCTTCGAGGATCTCCGGATCGCTTCCGGACGGCGGCTCCTCGGTCCGCTCACGGCGGGGATGGAGCAGCTCTCCAGCATCCTCAACTCGATGGATGGCCGGGTCTCGATCCTCGACAAGCTCAGCGCCTCCATCCGCGGCCTCGTCACGGGTATCATGGGGCCGGGCAGCGAAGGCGGTATGGCGCAAGCCTTCGGCAAGCTGGGAGATCTGATCTTCGGGAAAACCGAGACCTTCTCGGCCGATGTCGACGCCATGGGCCAGAGTTTCGAGAAGTTCCGCCAGATGGGCTCAGCCCTGCGCGAGTTCGCGGCGGCGATCGGCGGCTTCGTCTCCGGTTTCCAGCAGCTGACAGGTCTCGACCTCTCGTCGCTCACGGTCTGGGCACTGAAGCTCGGCGCCGCGGCAGTTGGCATCGGCCTTTTCGCCAAGGCAATCCGAGGGCTATCTTCGGCGATCCTAGCCTTGACCGGGATGAAGATGCTCTGGTCGCTCGGCAAGAAGACGGGTTCGCTGATCAACGCACTGCGGCCCGGCGGGGCAGCGGAAGGCGCTTCGGCCCCAGCGCCTCGCCCGGCCTCTCCGGCTGCTTCGCCAGCCTCATCGGCGCCGCGTCCCGGCGGCGGCAATGGCTCGGTGCCGGCGGTCGGCGGCTCGAAGCTTGGCGGCATCGAGAGCGTGAAGACGCCGCGGCCGATCGGACCGTGGGGCATTCAGGATCTGCAGAAGCGCGTTTCCGCGATGTTGTCGGAAGCGCCGCAGGCGAGCCTGATGACGCGTCTGGGCGGTGTCTTAAAGAACGGTCTCTTCGCCGGAGCGGTCGAGTATATCGGCCGCACCGCGATGGATGCCGGTTTCGACCAGGTCGACAAGCGTCTCGGCCTCGATACGTCGAACAGGCCCGACCCCGGCATGGTCCCGACAGTGCAGCGTCTGATCGGGCATTTCGAGAGATGGTTCGGCTCCGGCGACAAAAAGCCGGAGGCGGCACCCGCTCAGACCGGCCAGCTGAAGACCAGCGATCTTCAGGGTATCCTGCAACCGAAGGGAACGCAGGATGTGCGGATCACCAATCCGCCACCTGCGCCGAACGTGCCCGTTTCGGTCAGCGTGACTGTCCATGCGACGACGAATGCGAGCGCCGCCGATATCGGGGCAGCAGTCGGCAAGCAGGTTGGCGCACAGACGAAGCGGGCTCTGGAGGGCGCCTTCTCGGATGCAGCGAACTAGTTGCCAGCAATCCGTCGGGTGAGGGCTTGCATGTCGACCTTGACCGCCGGCGCCTTCAGAAAGCGTCGGCAGCCCTGCATCTCGGTCGCCCAGTCCGTGGCTCGCTCCTGCATCAGCTTCGCCCGAGCGGGAGCGGCCGGCCTCTGTGCCAGGATGGCGTCGGCAAGGATCACCACGAGCTGCTTGGCGGCATACTCGCAGTTGAACAGCGCGTCCTTGTCATTGCCGTCCATGTCGAAGCTGAATGCCTCGACCTTCTGCTCCAGCGCGGCTTTCAACTTCTGACTGGCCGGGCGGTCGAACGGGGCGTTCTCCAGCGCCCGGGCCGAACTCGCGGTGAGATCGTAAAGGGCTCTGGCAGCCTGGCGTTCGCCCGGAGTGGCGG includes:
- a CDS encoding phage tail tape measure protein, which translates into the protein MNRLRSVGAGAGGGLASVGDRATRSFSALHVKLLAATAAAYALQRTVSGMVTPAANFETSLLDIAQKADLSDTSMAGLGERVRKLAKDVGRGANDMAKGVDTLLGFGLDVDKTMEALPGIGRTATAYNAEVTDLAKAVFSSIDNLKVAAKDVPKILDSMAYSGKEGAFEIKDMAAEFPALTASAQALGMAGVDAVAKLTAALQIARKGASTGSEAATNTANLMQKIQAQDAVKKWKAFNVDIRGEVKKTQKAGGDIFVMLAEKANKVLKGDLAKLGDLYQDEQVQKFLRPLIQNLEEYKRIRDGAFKANGVVDQDFGRRMKTYEAQVQRLSGAFEDLRIASGRRLLGPLTAGMEQLSSILNSMDGRVSILDKLSASIRGLVTGIMGPGSEGGMAQAFGKLGDLIFGKTETFSADVDAMGQSFEKFRQMGSALREFAAAIGGFVSGFQQLTGLDLSSLTVWALKLGAAAVGIGLFAKAIRGLSSAILALTGMKMLWSLGKKTGSLINALRPGGAAEGASAPAPRPASPAASPASSAPRPGGGNGSVPAVGGSKLGGIESVKTPRPIGPWGIQDLQKRVSAMLSEAPQASLMTRLGGVLKNGLFAGAVEYIGRTAMDAGFDQVDKRLGLDTSNRPDPGMVPTVQRLIGHFERWFGSGDKKPEAAPAQTGQLKTSDLQGILQPKGTQDVRITNPPPAPNVPVSVSVTVHATTNASAADIGAAVGKQVGAQTKRALEGAFSDAAN